A single genomic interval of Alistipes provencensis harbors:
- a CDS encoding Gfo/Idh/MocA family oxidoreductase → MSSRRDFLKTLGGMALLTVVPRSVLGGPKFVAPSDQLTKGIIGVGGIGKSSYHFTSTDACRLVAVCDVDRNHLDSAVTLGRKKFDKTLEAYHDYRDLITDPNVDIVHIATPPHWHGLMAVEAARAGKDIWCEKPMTRTIGEGKRVVEAVKQNGRIFRLNTWFRFKDTFYGLGTTVEPLKKLVDSGLLGWPLKVTISGATGFAWKFFWVGQENLTPQSVPAELDYDMWLGPAPYKPYNKHRVHGTFRGYWDYDGGGLTDMGQHYMDPVQYLLGKDDTSPVKIEVDAPQQHPDAVGIWHRIVYTYEDGCQIVLEGEGYESKGKVPYIEGPLGKVYQGFECTIPDVMEKISEMPDPEPQNTDFLRCVRTRERFALDEIKGHRSSTLVNLGACALRLNRTLHFDPDTQLFVGDDAANRLIDQPMRTPWKI, encoded by the coding sequence ATGAGTTCCCGCAGAGACTTTCTCAAAACGCTGGGCGGCATGGCGCTACTGACCGTCGTGCCGCGCAGCGTGCTCGGAGGCCCGAAATTCGTCGCTCCGAGCGACCAGCTCACCAAAGGCATCATCGGTGTGGGCGGCATCGGCAAGAGCAGCTACCACTTCACCTCCACCGACGCCTGCCGGCTGGTAGCGGTCTGCGACGTCGACCGAAACCACCTCGACAGCGCCGTGACGCTGGGCCGCAAGAAATTCGACAAGACTCTCGAGGCCTATCACGACTACCGCGACCTGATCACCGACCCCAACGTCGACATCGTGCACATCGCCACCCCGCCCCACTGGCACGGCCTGATGGCCGTCGAGGCGGCCAGGGCCGGTAAGGACATCTGGTGCGAGAAACCGATGACGCGCACCATCGGCGAAGGCAAGCGTGTCGTGGAGGCCGTGAAGCAGAACGGCCGCATCTTCCGACTGAACACATGGTTCCGTTTCAAGGACACCTTCTACGGACTGGGCACGACGGTCGAACCGCTGAAGAAGCTCGTCGACAGCGGTCTGCTGGGATGGCCCCTCAAGGTGACCATTTCGGGGGCTACGGGATTCGCATGGAAATTCTTCTGGGTGGGGCAGGAGAACCTCACGCCGCAGAGTGTTCCGGCCGAACTGGATTACGACATGTGGCTAGGTCCGGCGCCCTACAAGCCCTACAACAAACACCGCGTCCACGGTACGTTCCGCGGTTACTGGGACTACGACGGAGGCGGACTGACGGACATGGGACAGCACTACATGGACCCCGTGCAGTATCTGCTGGGCAAGGACGACACCTCGCCCGTGAAGATCGAGGTCGACGCCCCGCAGCAGCATCCCGACGCCGTGGGTATCTGGCACCGAATCGTCTACACCTATGAGGACGGCTGCCAGATCGTCCTCGAGGGCGAGGGCTACGAAAGCAAGGGCAAGGTGCCCTACATCGAGGGGCCGCTGGGCAAAGTCTATCAGGGATTCGAATGCACGATCCCGGACGTCATGGAGAAGATTTCCGAGATGCCCGATCCCGAACCGCAAAACACCGATTTCCTCCGGTGCGTCCGCACCCGCGAGCGTTTCGCCCTCGACGAGATCAAGGGCCACCGCAGTTCGACGCTCGTGAATCTGGGCGCCTGCGCCCTGCGGCTGAACCGCACGCTGCATTTCGATCCCGACACACAACTGTTCGTCGGCGACGATGCCGCCAACCGACTGATCGACCAGCCGATGCGCACGCCGTGGAAAATCTGA